AGGATTTCTAGGTATCTTTTCTTTGCATTCCTATTACGCACTCCACATGCAACGAGCGGGGTGGATTGATGTCTTTTACATTGTCGGTAGTCGGGAACAAGTCAAAGGTACTTTTTGCACTATCGGTAGGCGGGAACATATCGACATATATAATTATAACGCCAACTACTAGATTTGTAATTGGCGTTATAATTATTATGACTTTAGTTTTGCTTTTAACTCTTTTATTTTTGTTTCTATAGTTGATATTACTTTTTTAAATTCCTCATCACTCTTACCTGTAGGATCATCCAACCCCCAATCTTCCCTGTGTTTACATGGAAGGTAAGGGCATTCCACATTACACCCCATTGTAATAACAATATCTACTGGAGGTATTTCATCAAGCAACTTTGAATGTTGAGTTTTCTCCATATCTATATCATGAAGCTCTTTCATTAGGCGCACAGCGTCCTGGTTAATTTGAGGTTTTGTTTCTGTGCCAGCAGAGTAGCTTTCAAATATATCTCCTGCAAAGTGCTTACCAAGTGCCTCGGCTATTTGGCTTCGACATGAATTATGAACACATATAAATGCGACCTTTAGTTTATTACTCACTAAGCATTACCTCCTTTCTAGCTTTTTTCTGGAAACCAGTGCCTTGTATTATTCGCTATCTTTACTAATATCAACATAACAGGCACTTCTGTTAGAACCCCTACAATGGTAGCAAGTGCAGCTGGGCTTTGTGTTCCAAACAATGCAATCGCAACGGCAACTGCCAGTTCAAAAAAGTTAGAGGCGCCAATCATGCCAGCAGGCGCTGCTATCTCATGAGGAAGTTTTATAGCCTTGCTTGCTAGATATGCAATGAAAAAGATTAGGAAAGTCTGAATAATTAATGGTATAGCAATTAAAACAATATGCAGTGGATTATTCAGAATTACATCGCCCTGGAATGAAAAGATTATTATTAATGTTAGCAATAGACCTATGGTAGTGATATTCCCAAACTTCGGTATAAAACTCTTTTCAAAGTAATCGAGCCCTCGCTTTTTTGTGATGTAATTACGGGTAATTATACCACCAGCCAATGGGATAACAACAAACAATATTACAGATAGAATAAGGGTATCCCATGGTATGGTTACACCGCCCACACCTAGAAGAAACGCAACTATAGGCGTGAATGCTATGAGAATTATAAGATCGTTTGTTGCCACTTGCACCACGGTATAAGCTGGGTTGCCTTTGGTCAAATAGCTCCATACAAATACCATCGCAGTACACGGTGCCGCTCCAAGAAGTATTGCTCCCGCGAGATAGTCTTGTGCCAATTCTGCCGGGATTAAAGATCTAAAAATTACAAAGAAAAACAGCCATGCAATGCCGAACATGGTAAAAGGCTTTATCATCCAGTTGGTTACCCATGTAACAAATAATCCTTTCGGATTTTTACCAACGTTTTTGATACTCTGGAAGTCAACTTTGAGCATCATCGGATAAATCATGAGCCAAATGAGTATGGCAATAGGGATTGATACATTTGCATACTCGAAACGTCCGAGGAAATCTGGAATTCCTGGTAAGTACATACCGATTAAAACTCCAATAACCATACAAAGTACAACCCATATTGTCAGATATTTTTCAAAAAATCCAATTTTTGCACTGTCATTTTTCCCCATGATATCTTCCCTCTCTATTGCCACGTTTTGTTATCCCCTGACCTTCTGCAGGATTTTAACAACCTCCTCAGTTTTCAGCACCTTGCCGTATGAAACCACTTTACCGTCGATGACAAGAGCAGGGGTTGTCATTACGCCGTAGGATGCAATCCGGGCAAAATCAGTTATATGTTCAATGGTAGTATCCATTCCCAACTGTTCCAAAGCTGCTTTTGTTGCCTCCTCAAGTTGGTTACACTTGGCGCATCCGCTTCCTAGTATCTTCACTCCTGCACCTTGGGATTTAGCGACTTCTGCCTTTACCATGCTTTCCACATCACAATTTCCACCACAGCAACATGAAGTTACTTCTTTTTTATTTTTCTTTCCAAATAACGCCATAATGAATCTCTCCTTTTATATTTTTTAACTTTCTACGATACGTAAAAAAAACTCAATGAATGAGTATCAGATCATCATAGTTTTCTGTCTTATCCATCAGCAACATTTATCCTCACAAGAACAGCTCGATTTGTTTTTCTTTCCTTCATAAAATTCTTTTAGGTTTTTAGGTAATTCATACTCTTCGCATGAATAACTGATCTCAGCCTGCTCAAATACTGCGTTTAGGATGGCTTTAGCAAGCATTTCTTTCGGAGGCACCTCATAGAGTTCTCCATCATACTCGAACACCCGACAGTTTACATCGGTTCCACTAATGTCACTACAGCAACCGCAGTTATTCTCTACAATTGATTTGCAAATATCATGACCGTTTACACGAATTGTAGGTGAGGAAATAAACTTGTACTGCTCTGCAATTTCTGCTGTTTTCATCTCAATTTTGTTATACTCTACTTCAAATCCAGCAATACTCAGAGTGGGGATAAGTACCTTCATAACCTCATCAAGTGCATTGTCTGTTCCAACACAACGGTCACATGTTTCGCGATCTAGATAGAGATACTCAACAATAATCTTCTTTGCGGATGCCGTTTCGAACTCGCGAGAGCAACAGGATTCCTCTACTAATAGTTCTCCGTTTGGCAGAGTCCGGTAAGTGTTTTCCATGTTTTATTACCTCCTAAACTATCAGTGCCTGAAAAGCATTGAACAAATAACCGATAATTATGATTCCAATTGTACAGATAGCAATAAACAGAGCCAGCAGTTTGGGCTTTATAGCCTTTCGCAACATAATCATTGAAGGCAGCGAAAGCGTGGTTACCGCCATCATAAAAGACAAGATAACTCCAAGCTGTGCGCCTTTAGCAAATAACGCTTCTGCAACGGGTATTGTACCGAATATATCCGCATACATTGGAACACCGATTAATGTCGCCAATATTACCCCAAAGGGATTATTGCTTCCTAGTGCAGTTGACACCCATCCTTCAGGAATCCAGTTATGAATGACCGCCCCGATACCAACACCGATCAAGATATAGGGGAACACCTTCTTAAATGTCGAAAGCATTTGCTCTTTGGCATAAACAAGCCGGTCTTTTCTTGTTAAACTGGGGGATTCTATATCTACGCTACCTGCAGTATATATAAAGCTCTCTACATGCTTCTCCATGTGCAGCTTCTCAATAAGCGTACCGCCGATAACAGCTATTATCAGACCGGCAATAACGTATATGACAGCAACCTTTGCGCCGAAGATGCTCATAAGCAGAACAAGCGAGCCGAGATCTACCATAGGTGATGATATCAGGAACGAAAATGTCACGCCCAAAGGCAGGCCTGCAGATGTAAAGCCGATAAAGAGCGGTATTGAAGAGCATGAACAGAAAGGTGTTACCGTTCCAAGCAGGGCAGCAACCGAGTTGGCTCCGATACCATGAAAACGTCCTAATATCTTCCTGCTTCGCTCGGGCGGAAAATAACTTTGGATGTAGCTAATTATAAAAATCAAAAAACACAAGAGTAGGGTAATTTTAATAACATCATAAATAAAAAATTGAACGCTTCCAATCCAACGGCTAGTCGTGTCAAAACCCAATAAATTAAGTCCTCTGCTGATTAAATCATTTAGCCATTTCATCCCTAGTAACTGACTTTGGAAAAAATCCCAGATTGCCTTCAATGT
This window of the Candidatus Cloacimonadota bacterium genome carries:
- the arsB gene encoding ACR3 family arsenite efflux transporter, translating into MGKNDSAKIGFFEKYLTIWVVLCMVIGVLIGMYLPGIPDFLGRFEYANVSIPIAILIWLMIYPMMLKVDFQSIKNVGKNPKGLFVTWVTNWMIKPFTMFGIAWLFFFVIFRSLIPAELAQDYLAGAILLGAAPCTAMVFVWSYLTKGNPAYTVVQVATNDLIILIAFTPIVAFLLGVGGVTIPWDTLILSVILFVVIPLAGGIITRNYITKKRGLDYFEKSFIPKFGNITTIGLLLTLIIIFSFQGDVILNNPLHIVLIAIPLIIQTFLIFFIAYLASKAIKLPHEIAAPAGMIGASNFFELAVAVAIALFGTQSPAALATIVGVLTEVPVMLILVKIANNTRHWFPEKS
- a CDS encoding arsenate reductase ArsC, which encodes MSNKLKVAFICVHNSCRSQIAEALGKHFAGDIFESYSAGTETKPQINQDAVRLMKELHDIDMEKTQHSKLLDEIPPVDIVITMGCNVECPYLPCKHREDWGLDDPTGKSDEEFKKVISTIETKIKELKAKLKS
- a CDS encoding DUF2703 domain-containing protein is translated as MENTYRTLPNGELLVEESCCSREFETASAKKIIVEYLYLDRETCDRCVGTDNALDEVMKVLIPTLSIAGFEVEYNKIEMKTAEIAEQYKFISSPTIRVNGHDICKSIVENNCGCCSDISGTDVNCRVFEYDGELYEVPPKEMLAKAILNAVFEQAEISYSCEEYELPKNLKEFYEGKKNKSSCSCEDKCC
- a CDS encoding thioredoxin family protein → MALFGKKNKKEVTSCCCGGNCDVESMVKAEVAKSQGAGVKILGSGCAKCNQLEEATKAALEQLGMDTTIEHITDFARIASYGVMTTPALVIDGKVVSYGKVLKTEEVVKILQKVRG
- a CDS encoding permease gives rise to the protein MQTLKAIWDFFQSQLLGMKWLNDLISRGLNLLGFDTTSRWIGSVQFFIYDVIKITLLLCFLIFIISYIQSYFPPERSRKILGRFHGIGANSVAALLGTVTPFCSCSSIPLFIGFTSAGLPLGVTFSFLISSPMVDLGSLVLLMSIFGAKVAVIYVIAGLIIAVIGGTLIEKLHMEKHVESFIYTAGSVDIESPSLTRKDRLVYAKEQMLSTFKKVFPYILIGVGIGAVIHNWIPEGWVSTALGSNNPFGVILATLIGVPMYADIFGTIPVAEALFAKGAQLGVILSFMMAVTTLSLPSMIMLRKAIKPKLLALFIAICTIGIIIIGYLFNAFQALIV